A region of the Candidatus Poribacteria bacterium genome:
GTTGTGAATACACACGAGCGACAGGAGATGACACCGCTCCACTGTGGCGGTGAAGATTTCCGCTGGACGCGACGCTACGGTGTCAGACACAATCAGATCTTCACAAATGATATTGTGTGTTTCTTCTATTTCACGGATGTCTATCCGGGGGACGGCGGTCTGATCGTCTTACCGGGTTCCCATAAAAGCGAATTTGAACGTCCAGAAAATCTGTTTTTCCCTGACCCTGATACTATAGATGCACCGCTCCATCCGGCTCTCGTCAATGTAACACCAAAAGCAGGAGACGTTGTGATTATTACCGAGATGCTGACACACGGTGTCCTTGTTTGGAAACCGAAAGACAGAGATCGGCGATTCCTGATTTTGCGCTATAAGACGCAGTTTTTCCAAGACGAGCGCGGTCTCCGCGACCCGTTCCCACCGGAAGTGATGGAGCGACTCTCGCCAGAGACAAAGGCGTTGGCGGCTTATGGTTCAGAATGGGAAATAAAAGACCTTGTAAAACAGGATAACGTGACGCTGACTTTATAGATAGGATAAATAAAGATAAATCGTGTAATTTCATAGTGATGCCCGGTGCGGTTAGAAACCGCACCTACCGAGTCTTGGGAAAATCTGCTTTACCCGATAAAATTCTTAGTCTTCATAGGAAATAGACAATGCTTAAGGAGTTAACGAAGAAAGATTGGTTGTCGCTTTTAAACATCCCTGAGAACAGAATACCCACCGTTTTAGTCTTACGAGGGACACGGAATCTAAAGGTCAACTACACCAAACATAGTGCTTTTTTCACAGACGTTTTTGAAGTCGGTTCACCGAACGGTATCTTTGAGGATGTGCTGATTGGAACGTATAAAAATATAGATGTAGGTTATGCTTCTGTGTACGGGGATGCAATGGCATCTGAAGTCACACATCTTTTCGGTGTGTTGGGAACATCCTTGGTCATACAGACAGGCTGTTGTGGCGCACTCACAGATAGCATTCAGGCAGGCGATCTTGTCTGTGCAACATCGGCGTATTGCGGTGAAGGGGCAGCACAGTATTATTTATCAGATAAACAAGAAATCAACGCTTCACCTGAACTCGTTGAAGGGATCCCCTCTTTCACTGGACACAAAGGTCGCATCTGGACGACTTCGGCACTGTTTGCTGAGGGAGCAGCAGAGATTCAGGACTGGTCTCATCAAGGTTATATTGCTGTAGATATGGAAACGGCGAGCACTTTCGCAGTTGCGGAATACTTTGGTATGCAACGCCTATCGTTGTTGTTTACTTTTGATAATCCGAGTCAAGGTGATCATATTCTCTTGAGCGATGCTGAAAAGCAGAAACGAAGAGAAGACGGAGAACAAACTCTTATTGATACGGTCTTTGCCATTATAACACAAGCGGGTAGGCACAAGACCTACCCCTACAGCCCCTGACGTCTGTTTGGCAAGCAACAAAGCGGGTAGGCACAAGACCTACCCCTACAGAGGTCTATCACTACAATGGAAGTCGTTAGAGCAGCACTTAGGGATGCTGACATACTCGCTGAACTGAACAAAGAACTTATCGAGGATGAACAACACCCGAATCCAATGAATATCGCCCAACTCACAGAACGTATGCGAGACTGGCTGGCGACCGACTATATCTGTTATATGGCAAAGGAGAAGGGCAGCATTGTCGCCTATTGTTTATACAGAGATGACGAATCACACTACTACATGCGGCAGTTGTACGTAGACAGAGCACATCGCCGAAAGGGTATCGCTACGCGATTGCTTGATTGGTTACACAAAAACGTGTGGACAGATAAGAAGGTCAGATTGGATGTCCTTGCCCATAACGAAGATGCGGTCGCTTTTTATGAGAGATACGGCTTTAGGATTGGTGTCTTCAGAATGGAAAAGTGAAAGTGT
Encoded here:
- a CDS encoding GNAT family N-acetyltransferase, whose product is MEVVRAALRDADILAELNKELIEDEQHPNPMNIAQLTERMRDWLATDYICYMAKEKGSIVAYCLYRDDESHYYMRQLYVDRAHRRKGIATRLLDWLHKNVWTDKKVRLDVLAHNEDAVAFYERYGFRIGVFRMEK
- a CDS encoding phytanoyl-CoA dioxygenase family protein, with the translated sequence MTPKQKYLFDLRGYLHLENVLTPKELSNAQAAVERLVQASSDELPPGISRGSEGFSNGFSADKSLEALTLHPTTWSIIKELTWNKPRFNRGSLVVNTHERQEMTPLHCGGEDFRWTRRYGVRHNQIFTNDIVCFFYFTDVYPGDGGLIVLPGSHKSEFERPENLFFPDPDTIDAPLHPALVNVTPKAGDVVIITEMLTHGVLVWKPKDRDRRFLILRYKTQFFQDERGLRDPFPPEVMERLSPETKALAAYGSEWEIKDLVKQDNVTLTL